In Pieris brassicae chromosome 8, ilPieBrab1.1, whole genome shotgun sequence, the DNA window ATGGGTATTTACTCGAGCGTCATAGAGACCTATTGGGTTGTCAAGCTTAGCTGTGCCATGGACATACTCAAGCGCGTCAGATATTGATAGCATCTATTTCCtacgtattttaatatatacgatattctaaaatatttatacatttttttaatgtttctaatgtaaattttattgatttttgctAAGTAGTTTCACCACAAAATACAcacattatgttaatatttttaacgaatATAGGCATCATGCAGCCgcatttgttaaactttatcgaCGAATATTTCTTACTTCGGTTTGTTGAAATCTTcagattacatatatatttttcgtcGACCTTGAATTATTtccttcaaaataaaaaaaaatcagccACTCTCGAGAATGTCGAGATgacgatttttttacaactttgCAGCCCTTCCCTTTCTTTACATTACTTGCAAATTGTCAGATTAGTGACATATACACTTTTTAGCACGTAATTAACTTGCCCTACTTTAATCTGACGCGCTCGAGAATATCTgatgtttttttactaatctgATCCTTTATCCGTGACGGGCGGCCATACAGGTATATGAGCTCATATTTGGTGTAGGTACTTCACTGATTACAAGGTATCCCCCTGTATATTAATCTGCCACACTAGTAAATCCCCTACTATAAACTAGATTGCTGTGCTGTGTATTGTGTAACCATAGCAATCTTGTTTAGGAGGGCGACAATACATTAATACATAgcacagcggttttctaatgcaacaattattttttattttttaacatactgtaatataatataattatattatttggtaaaataaagaagaaaataataataataagtccGTTTTAGTAGATACCAAGTATTCATCGCATAACTAAACTGATTCGACAAATCAAAAAGTAGACTTTCACGAAGAATGTTATGCATACTTCATAAAAACAGTGCAACATAATGAATCTGATttcctttaaatttacttgataaaatagaaataaataaaaataacgctatctttaataaataatcatttattaatattatatattcttatacaaataaaatggcAAGCCTTTTGTATCAATAtcttattaattagttaattactaGTTTATTTAGACATTTTGTCTTTAATCCATGGAAGATATTGAGCAGCATCAGTAAACACTACATATTCGTTAAGATCACAAGTGGCATCTCCATTCTGTGACAGGAGGGCTAACGATACAACACCACGTAACTTCCAGCGGCCATTGTCCAAGATATAAAGGCCACCACCAGAATCTCCTAAACAAGGCCCGGATCCTTTCTTATCacctgaaataaaaatcacagaaAATTATAACATCGATTAAATTTTACGTGATAACAGTGTTGGCCTCTgggtgcgactctcatccctgaggtagtAGGTTCGATGTTCCTGtacaccaatagactttctttctatgtgcgcatttaacattcactcaaACGGTCAAGGAAaacgtgagaaaaccggcttgccttagacacaaaaagtcgacggcctttgtcaggcacagaaggctgatcaccgcgtttcctattagattgaccATGAttcagatacaaaaatctggggtccagacttaaaaaggttgcaacgccactgatttatttcacTTGTATAGTTATtactttgtataaataattttttttacgaatttaagattttgtaattttgtatagtTGAAGTAGTTGTATGTAAATAGATGTATCTAAAGATATCCGTAGAATTTTTGCCAGCATCAAATaggtcaatttattttattgataacatACCTGCACATAGAGTTTTCTGTGATGTCAATCTGTGGAACTCAGGTTTACTGGCTCGACACTCCTTTGTGCTTACAACTGGGATACGGACCATAAGAGGCTCGCCAGTACCTCCAGCGCCTTGTTCATTCGCTCCCCAACCAGTCACCTAGTGACAATTCACAAGATAATTACTTATGCTATACGTGGTATACGTATGAACGTACGAATCTAATGAACATGTTATTTATGAGGCAAAGAGGTAGACTTAGTAGTTAAAGTATATGACCATCAATCCTGAGCTCATATGGTATATGGAAAGATTATATAGAGATACGTCTGACGTCAAGAGTTATAAAGGGTTGTTGCACTATTACAGAATATACAAGAGTTGTTTAAGgggttaatattttgaaatacgtCGTAATTATTGGAGGTTCCGAGTGAGAAGGGGGGGGGGCAGGAGGAGTAGGCCTATTCTATACTATATTACGTTGAAAACGGTATTCTTATTTTGAACGTTGTTAAAATGttagaaatgaaaaatattgcactGTTGCATTTTGTGACTTTTCAATGTACATTTACTCCAAAAACCTTttcataatgaaataatattaatcctTGTCAGACCATGACCAAGCGCTATGAGTTTAATTACACACTCAAGACTAAACCTATTTGAATTGAAGCTGAAATTTCTTATTATACACAGGGGTTTAGTCAATATGCCgtaacagtagtgtatgtagaaagtagAAAAcctttgtatgaaaatgacagttcTTTCTAAATTcactactgttaaggcatcttggCCTACAGTAGTTTTCTTGATAAGTGTAAGTATTAAGAATTATCTTACCACACCTGTGGTACCAACTATTCTGTTGAGGTCTGTATTTCCACTCCACAGACACGCTGGTTTTATATTAGTGTTAAAAGTCACAGGTCGCTCTAACGTCATTACCAGGAGGtcatctaaaaataattatatcaaagcatgaatttatctatatatcccatttatttacaaagatgGGCCAAAAATGCAGTGagaattatcaattttaaaatatcgtttacgcaatattataattgttataaatcagGTAATTAACTTGTAAATATGAATTCAAGGTtaacacatataaatataaataaaatactagcaACACTACAAAATGTATGAAGGAAGTAGTTTATCTCGCACTCAACTATTGTTACAATCATAACTTACTAGCAAGAGTAGTCTTATTGTATCCCTCGTGTATGGCAGCGTCACTCAGCTTCCTGGTAACTGTGATGTCGTCGCCCCAATCGTCTTCCAAGTTAAACACGCCAACTTTAACGATTATGTCTGTCTTTCTGGACTGCCCATGCATGCAATGTGCCgctataatacataattttatgaagtaaaattttatcttatttggcttccataattaaattttaatgttaaaagatTGGTCTGCCACCTAAAAGAATTTGCGGAATAATGTATTTTGCTAAATTGCATTGCATTACCTGTTACCACATGTTGATCCGAAACCAATGTCCCTGAACATATGTAAGAGATGCTGCTCGCTCTCTTCTTGTAGATGGCAACAAGCCAGGGCCACTCTCCCCGCTGATAACTGCTGCCTTGGAATATCAGGGGCACAGTGTTAATTGACGTCACGCCACATTGTTTGGAATCGTTTTCGTCTCTATTTAATAGTTCAGGTTCAGGCGGTGGTCTGAAAacaaggtaaaattaaaaatattataaatttggatgaaattgatattttataatgatataaaatattatctagctctattacttttaatacattCCTTTAAACAAACAGAATCCTTTTGGCTTCTAGAATTTAATTTGTGTATATTCCGTTCACGTTGATTTTCATAGATAACAATTTAGATTACTCTATTTCGTTTAAGACATTTGACACGTCAcactatttgttttaaaatagataaatttacCTAGTTGTAGGCCTTTGTGTACGTCTAGGAGGCTTTACGGGCTGTATGGGCCTTACATCTTCGTTAGAATACTGATTTTGGTTGAGGTAGTCATTATAAACTTCTGGCTCGGAATAAGTTGGCGGGGGTCTTGGTGGTTTCGTGGTTTGCGGACGACGTTCGGGAACTCTTTGAGGGTAAATATCTTGAGGATACACTTGAGGTTGCACTTGCACTGGCTTTGCCGGTTCTAAAACTTGATACACATCATACTCAGGTTGACGGTAGGGAGGGCGTGAGAACTGTACATTTTGTGGTCCACCTGTAATAGGATTTGTTTGTATTGCCCAGGACTATTTTATGCAGATCATGGGTCCGTCTACCATGGTAAAGTGAAAAGTTTAGGAGGTAcgtattatatgttataaagaGTCAGTGAAATTCACTGTGGATTTCGTGTTGTTTCGTTATTATTTTACCGTATTGCGTCGATCAAATTTCTTCCAGTATTGCAGACTGTAAATTAAGCCGCAGATGGACGTTAGTGTAGGTTAAAAGAATTCTCGTTGTTcccaaataaaaaagaaataataaaaaaaagaaaaagaaatcattggcgctacaatctttctAGGTCTGGGCCGGTGTAAGgcatgccagtttcctcacgatgttttccttcagcgttcgagcgaatgtaaatgcggacatagaaagaaagtccattggtgcaaagccggaatcgaacttacgacctcagggttgagagtcgcacgctgaagccactaggccaacactgctcgttgTTCCCGAATATATgtcaataaattttctttggGTTTTCCAATATATACACGGAAAATATCACTTGTGGCTTATGAGTTAACCTGTTTCTCTCGGATGTTACATGCATACCAAATCTTAGTTTACGCTTGAGTgagttgtaaaaaaatggaGATCTTATCCAATTTTATACGCTCCGATTGTAAAGCATTAGATCGTAATCTAGTAATGAGTGTTGctcaaataaattgaaaaactcGGAAAAGATTAAGAACCATAAATttggatatttattattgtctatTCACGTAACGATCTATCGGAGAAgcacatttaatttttaattactgctGATCCGACAgatttaacatattattagaCACCTTCCATAATAAAGGAAAGATTGGCTTCGCCAATGGGGCAAAGATTAGTGAAACTTCAACCCAAGGCAACGTTCCATATAGAAACACGAGATTTTCATATcaaatgaaacattttaaatgcgTGTCAAAATCATACCTGGCTTAAAACTGGGTTGAGGTGGACCAATACCATTGAAGTTGTTTCGGAGAAATAATGAATGCTGCAGAGTAATTGTAGTCACGTATTGACCGGGACCTGGGACATCTATAAAcacataacttttaataaaatatatgacagcAAGAGCGTGTAACCTttcaattaattgtaaaactttCACTGCAACGAGTATTTTAGTCTACAATTAACATCTAACTCGTGAACCGTTTTTACAATCTCTAAATTATTAGAACTATAACTAAATAAGATATAGCCCACCTCCAGATGCAAAGCATAGCGGAACATCGTTAGCTGTTATTGATACGAGTTTCGGTAAAGGCGAGCTGACAGGAAAATTGACACGATATTGCAAAGGAACCCCGCTATTATAGTCTTGAAGGAAGTTTAGTTCTCCGCCAATATGTTGAATGTTGCCTACATAATTCTGAAAGAAAATTGCCAGCAtactgaattaaaaatatgaagaaaCAGCACAATGTACCAAAGTGgattataaaatcataatcaATTGTATATAATGAACACATAGAAGAcctaactttaaatttatcatatcAAAATTGGACATGGTCCATAACGACCAAAATACTTTTGGATATTCATTTGTATCGCCACTGGAGGCCCAAGtccttaaatttatattaaaaatcttaataaattaataaacttggttattaattattttataacatcacaatatatatgtataaaattgttatttatcaaAACCCGTTGCGATGCTTGGCATATAAGTTATTGATGATAATAGATATATGACTCTTCCGTGACTCATATAAGGTCAAGTATCTACAAGAATCGCTGACTTTAAATCGACCGAAGAGATGAATTTCGAAAGTGGCAAATTCCTTAATAACTGTTACTCTACTTTGGCTTTGTTTACAcgttcatatatattttaacatgttTAATTctaaagataattttttaatcatcCAGATTATACAATGTTACAATAATGATTTGATAAACGCGTCATTTATTTTGCAAtatcttcaaataaatatttcatcacATCACTAtcacttaaattaaatatttttatcatattcaacagcattttttatttattcgcaCAATGTTCTACTGTTTAATTCGGAACATATTCATAAAAGTTGTTGTCAAAAGAAATCAACGAAACATTCAGATAGGTTACTATCATTACTACATAAGACctaaaaatatgtacttaactttattataagGCATTACATgtcttaacaaaataaaataattgtatacaaaGAAAGATgccaattaataaatttaaaaactgtgTCAATTTCACGTTGCTTTCACTTAGCATGCAGATTGCAGCCTTAACAAATACAGGTTTTCTTACAAGTTCATTGTCTTGGAGGATCGTGGGGCCCGCCCCGTTAAGGAAAATACGAGATAATTATCATAACTTACTGCATAATTTAACGTATATTAACTTAAGAGTCGATGCTTATTTAATCCTTTAACACTTTATTAAGTGCCCACCAAAGACGATTCGTTAATACATGAACAGTAATGGTATATATACTCTAATAGTAAGTAGGCAATCTTACATATAcggtttataaaatatataagatatgacgttcaattattttaattaggtataaatgcttatattataaatagcgcTAAGCTGCCATATGAAATGAATTGAAAACCGCTTGTTTCGGAACGAGACGATTGAAATACGACCCTGACAATAGAATCGCTTAGTTcgtcaaagattttttttgagaGTAtagcaatattatttatttaaatttaataaactaatgATATAAGTTTCAATTAGTATCCTACATTATTCTTGGTTGATtttgacaatattaaaaacttaatacagGCTTGGATACGGCAGACATAGTACGTTATGAAAGAAAACTATAAACTACAAGTGTATCTTACACGCAACATCGTGTGACGCAGAAAAATCACAGTGGGAATTCTCATCGTCTCTATTTacgcaaatatttaaaacgtgtataaataatgccgatgatatataaaaaacataggttcttgttagtttaataaagatttttcctTGTTGTATAGCAAggaatactaataaaaacagcttgaatttatgttatattaagtTGGTTTAAGAAATATTGAGAGTTAGTCGTAGCATATTTCATTCATACTCTATGCTGAATGAACCGTTTGTTGCTGCggacaaaattaaaaagctacATTGTGTTGTATACTTTTATATCTCACTATAAAACTAAACGGTCGACTAACGTATAGCGTAACAAAAAATCAATTTCTGGTCTTTATAACTAAACCAGTTTTAATATAAGGAAACACTCATAGAAATATTAATCTGCATGCAAAGCGAGCATAGTATCTAAGcgaataagaaataataattgtttgttaatatCTTCATCTTAATACGCTGAATtgatgtataataattttgttatcagCGGGTGAGCCAACACTTTTATAATTCTGAGAAACTAAAGTCAATACCAAATGCTAAAAAAAAGGTGTGCAAAAGAAAAACTGTCCTTCGACCAATGTCATCTGAATTTTAGGTAAGGGcaggtaaaaaatatttacgaatgCGAATGTTCAtcgatatattaaataattaaatttgttcacATATTCGGGATACGCGTCtggataatattaataatactatgACTCAATCCTAATGCTGTCCTTACGCGATTGTATATTGGCGAgatttgcttttaaaatattttagcatGCATAAAAACGATAATCATCGGATGAAAAATAACAGATCGATCTCTACGTTTTTTCAACggcgttatttttaaataaagtgcaGCGCCAATGCAAATCCGGGGCgggacaatatttttatataagtaaataaaagtagATACCTAATACTCACAGTAGGTAATCTCGCGGCAATTgtcaaattaacttttaacgTTACCGACGTCACTTGTCCAATAGAATGCAAATTTATTTCACCATAAGGTCCTGAATTATCTGCcttataatcaaaaatattcgGGCAAGGAGATTGGATGTACTGACCACACACACATaagaacttaaaaaatattgcgaaAAACAGAATATTCCAGTCTCGAGACATagtgaatattataataacggTAATTTAAATGCGCTTCATCTTTAATATAAGTTTCAAAGCTTTAGTACGTCTTTTCAAGACCTTGGACGGACTCACACTGGACATAATGTTATTTCTTGTCTGcacaacagttttttttatgacgCGGAAAACCAATCTAAAAccgcttattattatttatatatgcgaGGGTATTTTTGGTGGTTATTTGACAAATATGACTCATCAATGAAATACGTAGCCAAAATCACAaccacattatttaattattttaaaaacgtgCCTCAATAACTGCCTTAATACTCaagttattattcatattataccAAATATGTGATGGTGTAAgctattttaaacaaataattagaGATTTATAATTTGTCATCGTGATCTTCTTTTAATGCCACTCCATTACTGGAGATTAGCCACCAGTCTCTTGAAGCGTGTGCCAGATGCAGCAACTCTTCCGCAGTCGCAATACCCGTCCACTTTCTAACGTTGCGAAATCCTGATTTCTTCCTTCTACCTACACGCCGTTTATCCTGGGTTtacccattataattaattgaagcaGGTGGTAGCGATCATTGCGCAACACGCAGCCCAGGTATGCTTTCCGTTGTTTAATGTTCTGCATAAGTTTTTTCGGCACTTCAACTCAAGAACCTTCTCGTTAGACTTGGATCCAGCTTAAACGAAGCATGTTTGCTTCGCACCACATCTCAAATGCTTCTAAGGGCCGGCGGGTATCTTCTTTAATTGTCCAATCTTTACAGCCGTACAGAACAATTGGCCATATGTAACAAAGGAGAACTCGGACTCGCAGTTTAATAGTCAAGTGGCGACAGCACAAAACTTTCTACATTTTGATGAAAGATCCCTAAAATCGAGACCTAATTTGCTGATCAGGATTCCGCTCGTTTGAAACCCAAGTTCACAAATACTTGTATTGCCGCACCTGTTCCAAGATCTTTGCAACTGAATGAAAATGACAATCACCTTCGGCTTTACCGTAAATACTGATCTCATCCGCTTCCTCTTGATGCACTTTCACAATTGCTCTTTGATCGTTGTACAGGTTCCTGATTACTCTTAAGATAGTTTTCATCGAAACCGGTGtcaattaaatcatttatgaCGACGTCATGCTTAACCTTGTCAAAAACTttctcatttatatatttatatgtagcTATTTTATAACATCAAAGAGTGCTATgaacaataaacaataatttttgaatGCTGTTATACAAGATATACAAAGtaggtattaattattaaattacgatTTTTTCCATACTACTACTAGCTAGCTTCCTATTAATGAAGATCAAAACTATGAAATGTACTTGATTTAATTCGATGCTACTCGTGTTAAGCATAAACATACAATAAGTACCACAGACACcacaaaataatagtaaatatttacccGTACAAAATGCTTATGACCAAAAGTTTATTGTAACAACAAATTGTCTGTCATCAAACATCGTGAAGGCAaacaactaaatataaatattatgcagTTAACGTGCTATCTATCTGCCTCGTAGGAACTACTTCTTGCATTTTAGACTACTTATTCTTTTACTTTAGTTTATGCGCAGTATAGCTATCACAGGGTTCCTTAAAGATTCGGCAATTTTTcctaatagtaaataatggGTTTTTTTACAGACTCAACACTTATGAGGCTGGCCTTTTTATAGAGTACTCATACAAAGATAAATCAATCTATCATTTTTATTCCTTACAATCCTTATAAATTAcgttaatgttttttgttatcgGTCTAAAAAATCGGTAACTAAGGAATGATTTCTAACTTCGAAACTTACTGAGAATATGTTACTTCACGAGgtgaacaattttttaatgaaaacattccACAAAACTCTCATTTGGAGATGACACTTGCAGCGTACCTTCATCGAATTGCGCGCGAAGGAACGCCAGAATGTTTTGGTGTGATTCATTTTACACTTTAATTCGATTTGCTGTATTCGACTGCGACAGATAGTTAATAATTCGTGTTCTAGattaataactataatgaGTTGGTTTTTGTTTCGTTATTCTGTACCGCAGCCGAGGCTTTAAGACTATGCAGGTTTTTCACAATAAAACTGggggtaaatatttttttagcgtTGGTAACACTGAAATCTGAATTTCCATGATGGACGTTTTAGCATAGGGTTTTTATTTTCGGCGcaagatgaaataaaaatgtttatttgaatgaagtttttattagtttgGTAAAACAGAAAATGGTAACGATTGTTgatgatttagattttttaacgGTTCAAGAGGCGATTTTTAAAGATGTCAAATATTACCTCTCTGGCGATGTTTCGGAAAGggtttgtttttgtatttttcttgtttttatttttattgaaacctTGAATATGTGGTATAACTGGTCTTGTGAATTGTTATTACAGACTATGCAGTTACTTCAGTCGGGTGGAGGTGAAAGcacgaaatatttttctgaCTACGTTACTCATCTAATTTGTGGTCAAAATGCTGCCGATTCAGACATTGACGAAGCTGGTGACATCTACCAGATTCCTGCTGTGACTGAATATTGGGTCTGGGCTTCTGCCAGATTGAAGAAGTTGGCAAATCCAAATCCTTACTGCCCTAgcaagaacaaaatatttacaaatgttgTTGCTTGTGTATCCAAAGTGAGTCCCTCCGACGCGAAGGCTTTATTTGCAGTGATAACTTACCATGGTGgcaaaattaagttaaatttggATAGTAAGTGTACTCATTTAATTTGTGGTTCAACAAGtggtaaaaaatacattggtgCAATATCTTTTAATAACACAGTGAAAATTGTTACTCCAGATTGGGTTTTAGAGAGTCTACAAGCAAGACAACTTATAGAGAGTGACAATTTCCACCCTAAGTTATTAGTTGTGCCAAAACCTCTTAAACCCATGGATCGCATTAGTGCAATCACAGGTTTTGATTTTGAGGAAGGTATTGCTAAGAACGAAGTTCCCACACAAAACATGtcggaaaataaaaatgatgacACTAAAGCACTACTAGATAAACTGAAACAAAGAATGCCTTGGAACCACAACCCTTCCACAGCAAATTCTTCAACTGTATGTGCAAGTAATGTTAGTTCTATGGGATACACTACTGCTGTGAATACAAGTAGCATTGTAACTAAGTCTTTGCCACAAGGAATTGTATCACAAAATGTACAAATACAAGGTGGGCAGGCTAATAATTCGCAGTTGTTGCAAAAATTTGGCCAAAACTCTAATATGCCACAAGCAAATATTGTTCAAAatcaacaaattaatattcagcAAGGTTACTCTCAGGTTCAACAAACTCAACAACCACATGGATTATCAGCTATTCAAATACAACAACAGAAATTactgcaacaacatcaacttAGGATGCAAATGTTGCAACAAGGATTTACACAACCAAATGTGTCacaaattaatcaaaatatatcgAAGCAAATACAACAGCACTTACAACCAAACCAACACCATGTCCAACAATCTCAAACTGTaacacaacaacaacaacaacaaaatacAACAATGACATCAGCCCAACAACAAATTGAGAATATTAGTCAAATGTTGAGTCAAAGTGCAAATAACTTGCAACAGGCCCAACTCAATCAGCAAAATATGGCTATGAAACAGAGTTTAACATTGAGTCAACAAAGTGCAGTCCAAAATATTGCACAAGAATTAGCTCAATCTACACAAAATTTGCAACAGAGCCTCCAAAATGCTAAACTAAATCAAAACCTTAGTCAAGGTCAGGTAATAAATCAACAACAGTTGATAAATTCTGGACAGCAACATGCATCACAAAACCAAGGAATGATTCAACAGCAAACTGTTCAATCTCTTACAAATCAACAACAAAACTTGAACATGGGTGTTCAGCAAGGTCTTGTTACATCTCAAGCTCAACCACAAGGGCAGTTAAATCAACTTGTCAGTAACACATCTCAGCAGTCAGTTATTGGTCAGCAAATTCAACAATCAATTCAAGGACAACAGAGTGCAAACATGTCCGTTCAGGGATCATGGAGACAACAGAATATTCAAATGGTACAAAATGTCCAAGGTCAGCATCAAATTATTAGAAGTCCCTTAGTGCAATCTAGAAACCCTCAAAACCAAGTTATATTGCAGCAGCAGATAATGCAAACTCAGCAACAATCTCTACTAAACAACCAACAATCTCAATTGAGTCCCCAACATGGTGTTCAACAATCACAACAGATTTTACAACATTCTATTGGCTCTCAAGGGCAATCAATAAATCAAACACATCACCAAATATTAGTTCAAAAACAGCAGTTGCTAAATAGTGGGGGACAACAGCAGCTTGTTCAAGCTCCTCAACAAGTGTTAATTAATCAACACACGGGGCACCAGCAAATATTAGTACATGGGAACCAACAAGTAACATTGCAAGGAGGGCAGCAAATAGTTTCTCAAAGTCAAATTGTTCACCAAGGCGGGCAATTGGTGAACCAAGGAGGGCAGATTCTAAGCCAAGGTACCCAGCAAGTTCTAGCTCAAGGTGGCCAGCATGTAATCACACAGCAGGGGCAGCAGCATCAGGTTGTGATAGCTCAGTCATCTCAGCAAATTGTGTCACAGCAACCGGGGCAGCAAATTATTGGACAAAATGTTGGACAAGGCCAGCAAGTTTTATCTCAGGTGCCCCAATCACCTCAGCCTAGCCAGATAGGAAGCGGGGGTATCCAGCAAATAATAACCCACGGTGGCGGTCAACAGATAGTTTCACCGGGAGGACAACAAATTGTCCAAGGCGGACAGAATGTTTCATGGCAACAGCAGCAGTACATACAACAAAGGCAACCCATCGGACAACCCGCTGGAGTGGGACAAagggtaaatttatttttgttgtgaTGTTCTGatagcaaaaaataattaaaataaaatccagcTATGCTTGGTAAAGGATTGTCTCATTCTAAATAGGTTTAAGATAGTATTTACACTATGCTGATTGCTATTTTgctaatgttttacataaaaatatagcaaagAGATTCAAGACATCAATAATACCGGacaatacattttgttattataattc includes these proteins:
- the LOC123712915 gene encoding PAX-interacting protein 1-like isoform X1 — its product is MVTIVDDLDFLTVQEAIFKDVKYYLSGDVSERTMQLLQSGGGESTKYFSDYVTHLICGQNAADSDIDEAGDIYQIPAVTEYWVWASARLKKLANPNPYCPSKNKIFTNVVACVSKVSPSDAKALFAVITYHGGKIKLNLDSKCTHLICGSTSGKKYIGAISFNNTVKIVTPDWVLESLQARQLIESDNFHPKLLVVPKPLKPMDRISAITGFDFEEGIAKNEVPTQNMSENKNDDTKALLDKLKQRMPWNHNPSTANSSTVCASNVSSMGYTTAVNTSSIVTKSLPQGIVSQNVQIQGGQANNSQLLQKFGQNSNMPQANIVQNQQINIQQGYSQVQQTQQPHGLSAIQIQQQKLLQQHQLRMQMLQQGFTQPNVSQINQNISKQIQQHLQPNQHHVQQSQTVTQQQQQQNTTMTSAQQQIENISQMLSQSANNLQQAQLNQQNMAMKQSLTLSQQSAVQNIAQELAQSTQNLQQSLQNAKLNQNLSQGQVINQQQLINSGQQHASQNQGMIQQQTVQSLTNQQQNLNMGVQQGLVTSQAQPQGQLNQLVSNTSQQSVIGQQIQQSIQGQQSANMSVQGSWRQQNIQMVQNVQGQHQIIRSPLVQSRNPQNQVILQQQIMQTQQQSLLNNQQSQLSPQHGVQQSQQILQHSIGSQGQSINQTHHQILVQKQQLLNSGGQQQLVQAPQQVLINQHTGHQQILVHGNQQVTLQGGQQIVSQSQIVHQGGQLVNQGGQILSQGTQQVLAQGGQHVITQQGQQHQVVIAQSSQQIVSQQPGQQIIGQNVGQGQQVLSQVPQSPQPSQIGSGGIQQIITHGGGQQIVSPGGQQIVQGGQNVSWQQQQYIQQRQPIGQPAGVGQRPLQVSWTAGGGGRQLIHLDAQTHAQLQQMDPQQRAMFVAQLQKRRQLHIQRALAQQQQPVVSGAPATQNVTFIRSPLPPGLNQQQQQIQWQVQQPGIRTATLPAATPTQTPQSPVGAVGGTVGTVGGAANVGVVETQIQQLQRQQQYRLQQLQAQREHAHHQAAKQVAPVSQHVVTPLQEQQVDAILTPTTPDQQGAGALLVNPKTKTALANMLSIRLQGTAPPNEHEPSAAGTLRLMTAAHAAGGAVRAPARLLLGATHHPHTVPTPVGTAVQVGNKVYGSVGVGGVRAAPPRAQFYGHNPNLKLPPDLFLLGCVFHVVEYQQSVGSERVSRWSEAIQRRGGEVEAGYCARVTHVLCETQRHGVVMQALRDAKRCVTAYWVSDTMERRAVAPPWQAIHLPTMYSARERPARHHRAVLSGWRRDERRRLACCLRQVGAKLTPYMTRDNTVLICKRAEGNKYRRAREWAIPVVSAAWITDLLLGNMTALSQIENAKYQQFNLASPFRMDHGLVSHLMNAWKMPINITQESHERAKRSAAAAGERRAKRPRLDAPPPLPSHTAPPAPPPLHLAPRVLFSNVTPVQQARLAASVRQLGGLVVTSASEATHLVMEKLARTCKLVSCLITVKHLLTTEWVAESQRLNKFADEAKYALRDEDFNKTFKCDVDEVLLSGEQRKKIFEGITFFLTPCVKPAKASLTEMIELCGGRVDKNRRSYISIQEMHNQRPYSYLVLTVPNDLHLVYYLLQAEKTLNVVCSTEVVLSAIMRQKLEIGEFLVKID